The Mycolicibacterium hassiacum DSM 44199 genome includes a window with the following:
- a CDS encoding MMPL family transporter, with protein MLQWSARLAIAAPRRVIAAAALIMAACAVLGIPAAGSLSAGGFQDPTSQSALAAALMVDTFGQGDMELIIGVTDDHSPDGARSEAAQRVGTDIARRLAASPHVVQVTSAWTAPPAAAPALVSEDGTTGLIVAGITGGETGAQKHAKSLAEQLVHDRDGVRVRAGGEAMIYVQINGQTERDLLRMEAIAIPLSFVVLVWVFGGLAAASVPLAVGGFAILGAMAVLRALAFVTDVSIFAMNLTVAMGLALAIDYSLLIISRYRDELADGAEADQALLRTMVTAGRTVAFSALTVALSMAAMVLFPMYFLKSFAYAGVAVVAFAAVAAIVVVPAALVLLGERLDALDVRRLVRRLLGRPEPVRKPVEQTFWYRTTTFVARRAVPIGAAIVAVLVLLGTPFLNAEWGFPDDRVLPPSASARQLGDQLRSDFAVDTARNVTVVIPDAAGIAPAELDRYAADLSTVENVSSVSAPGGTFVGGAAVGPPSAATGIADGSAFLTVASTAPLFSETSERQLDRLGAVATPGGRTVLLGGVAQVNRDSAAAITSRLPLVLGVIAAITFVLLFLLTGSVVLPLKALVLNVLSLTAAFGALVWIFQEGHLGAFGTTPTGTLVANMPVLLFCIAFGLSMDYEVFLVSRIREYWLASGGGSAADARTRNDEAVAPGLARTGRVVTAAALVMSISFAALIAAQVSFMRMFGVGLTLAVLVDATLVRMALVPAFMHLFGGWNWWAPRPLARLHARIGISETGDPAGQRVGTG; from the coding sequence GTGCTGCAGTGGAGCGCACGGCTGGCGATCGCCGCACCCCGCCGGGTCATCGCGGCCGCCGCATTGATCATGGCGGCGTGCGCGGTGTTGGGGATACCGGCCGCCGGATCGCTGTCCGCCGGAGGTTTTCAGGATCCGACCTCACAGTCCGCCCTGGCGGCGGCGCTGATGGTCGACACCTTCGGCCAGGGCGACATGGAACTGATCATCGGGGTCACCGACGACCACAGCCCCGACGGCGCGCGCAGCGAAGCGGCGCAGCGGGTCGGCACCGATATCGCCCGGCGACTCGCGGCGTCGCCGCACGTGGTGCAGGTGACCTCGGCGTGGACCGCACCCCCGGCCGCCGCCCCCGCGCTGGTCAGCGAGGACGGCACCACCGGGCTGATCGTCGCCGGCATCACCGGCGGGGAGACCGGCGCCCAGAAGCACGCCAAGTCGCTGGCCGAACAGTTGGTGCACGACCGCGACGGGGTGCGGGTGCGGGCCGGCGGCGAGGCGATGATCTATGTCCAGATCAACGGGCAGACCGAGCGGGACCTGCTGCGGATGGAGGCCATCGCGATCCCGCTCAGCTTCGTGGTGCTGGTCTGGGTGTTCGGCGGGCTGGCGGCCGCCTCGGTGCCGTTGGCGGTCGGCGGTTTCGCGATCCTGGGGGCGATGGCGGTGCTGCGCGCGCTGGCCTTCGTCACCGACGTGTCGATCTTCGCGATGAACCTCACCGTCGCGATGGGGCTGGCGCTGGCCATCGACTATTCGTTGCTGATCATCAGCCGCTACCGCGACGAACTGGCCGACGGTGCGGAGGCCGACCAGGCGCTGCTGCGCACCATGGTGACCGCCGGCCGCACGGTGGCGTTCTCGGCGCTGACCGTCGCGCTGTCGATGGCCGCGATGGTGCTGTTCCCGATGTACTTCCTCAAATCGTTCGCCTACGCGGGGGTGGCGGTGGTGGCGTTCGCGGCCGTCGCCGCCATCGTGGTGGTGCCCGCGGCGCTGGTCCTGCTCGGGGAACGGCTGGATGCGCTGGACGTCCGGCGCCTGGTGCGGCGGCTGCTCGGTCGGCCGGAGCCGGTGCGTAAACCGGTCGAGCAGACGTTCTGGTACCGCACGACGACGTTCGTGGCGCGCCGGGCGGTCCCGATCGGCGCCGCGATCGTGGCGGTCCTGGTGCTGCTGGGCACCCCGTTCCTCAACGCCGAGTGGGGGTTTCCCGACGACCGGGTGCTGCCGCCGTCGGCTTCGGCGCGACAGCTCGGCGATCAGCTGCGCAGCGATTTCGCCGTCGACACCGCCCGCAACGTCACCGTCGTGATCCCCGACGCCGCCGGGATCGCGCCCGCCGAACTCGACCGCTACGCCGCCGACCTGTCGACGGTCGAGAACGTGTCGTCGGTGTCGGCGCCCGGGGGAACGTTCGTCGGTGGTGCGGCGGTCGGCCCGCCGTCCGCGGCCACCGGAATCGCCGACGGCAGCGCGTTTCTCACCGTGGCCAGCACGGCGCCGCTGTTCTCCGAGACCTCCGAGCGGCAACTGGACCGGCTCGGCGCCGTGGCGACCCCGGGCGGGCGCACGGTGCTGCTCGGTGGTGTCGCACAGGTCAACCGGGACAGCGCCGCCGCGATCACCTCCCGGCTGCCGCTGGTGCTCGGGGTGATCGCCGCGATCACCTTCGTGTTGCTGTTCCTGCTCACCGGTAGCGTGGTGCTGCCGCTGAAAGCATTGGTGCTCAACGTGTTATCGCTGACCGCGGCATTCGGAGCACTGGTGTGGATCTTCCAGGAGGGCCACCTGGGCGCGTTCGGCACCACCCCGACCGGCACGCTGGTCGCCAACATGCCGGTGCTGTTGTTCTGCATCGCGTTCGGTCTGTCGATGGACTACGAGGTGTTTCTGGTGTCGCGCATCCGCGAGTACTGGCTGGCCTCGGGCGGGGGGTCGGCCGCCGACGCGCGAACCCGCAACGATGAGGCCGTGGCGCCGGGCCTGGCCCGCACCGGCCGCGTGGTGACCGCAGCGGCGTTGGTGATGTCGATCTCGTTCGCGGCGCTCATCGCCGCACAGGTGTCGTTCATGCGGATGTTCGGCGTCGGCCTGACGCTGGCAGTGCTGGTGGATGCGACACTGGTGCGTATGGCGCTGGTGCCGGCCTTCATGCATCTGTTCGGCGGCTGGAACTGGTGGGCGCCGCGGCCGCTGGCCCGGCTGCACGCCCGCATCGGCATCAGCGAGACCGGTGACCCGGCCGGGCAGCGGGTGGGTACGGGATGA
- a CDS encoding NAD(P)H-dependent flavin oxidoreductase, which produces MALKTKFTEAFGVEHPIVQGGMQWVGRAELVAAVANAGALGFITALTQPTPKDLANEIARCRDLTDKPFGVNLTILPTINPPPYEEYRQVIIDSGVKIVETAGSNPAPHLPSFHDAGIKVIHKCTSVRHAVKAQSLGVDAISIDGFECAGHPGEDDIPGLVLIPAAAEKIEIPLIASGGFADARGLVAALALGADGINMGSRFMCTVESPIHQKVKEAIVAGTELDTELIFRPLRNTARVASNAVSREVVEILNRGGKFEDVKDLVAGTRGVKVYETGDLDAGIWSVGTSMGLIHDIPTVGELVSRIVSEAEQIITGRLSNLISSDERENVA; this is translated from the coding sequence ATGGCACTCAAGACCAAGTTCACCGAGGCGTTCGGGGTCGAGCACCCGATCGTGCAGGGCGGTATGCAGTGGGTGGGCCGCGCCGAGCTCGTCGCGGCGGTGGCCAACGCCGGTGCGCTGGGCTTCATCACCGCGCTCACCCAGCCCACGCCGAAGGATCTCGCCAACGAGATCGCCCGGTGCCGGGACCTTACCGACAAGCCGTTCGGGGTGAACCTGACCATCCTGCCGACGATCAACCCGCCGCCGTACGAGGAGTACCGGCAGGTGATCATCGACTCGGGGGTCAAGATCGTCGAGACCGCGGGGTCGAATCCGGCGCCGCATCTGCCGTCGTTCCATGACGCCGGGATCAAGGTGATCCACAAGTGCACGTCGGTGCGGCATGCGGTCAAGGCGCAGAGCCTGGGGGTGGATGCGATCAGCATCGACGGGTTCGAGTGCGCCGGGCATCCGGGTGAGGACGACATCCCGGGTCTGGTGTTGATCCCGGCGGCGGCGGAGAAGATCGAGATCCCGTTGATCGCCTCGGGTGGTTTCGCCGACGCCCGTGGTCTGGTGGCGGCGCTGGCGCTGGGCGCCGACGGGATCAACATGGGGTCGCGGTTCATGTGCACCGTGGAGTCGCCGATTCACCAGAAGGTCAAGGAGGCGATCGTCGCGGGCACCGAGCTGGACACTGAGTTGATCTTCCGGCCGCTGCGCAACACCGCGCGGGTGGCCAGCAACGCGGTCTCCCGTGAGGTGGTGGAGATCCTCAACCGGGGCGGAAAGTTCGAGGACGTCAAGGATCTGGTGGCCGGCACCCGGGGTGTGAAGGTCTACGAGACCGGCGACCTCGACGCCGGGATCTGGTCGGTCGGCACCTCGATGGGGTTGATCCACGACATCCCCACCGTCGGGGAGCTGGTCAGCCGGATCGTCTCCGAAGCCGAACAGATCATCACCGGCAGACTGTCGAATCTGATCTCGTCCGACGAGAGGGAGAACGTCGCCTGA
- a CDS encoding 3-hydroxyacyl-CoA dehydrogenase: MEIKDAVAVVTGGASGLGLATTKRLLDRGASVVVIDLKGEDVVKELGPRAKFVEANVVDPDAVTKALDAAEEMGPLRINVNCAGIGNAIKTLSKNGPFPLDEFRKVIEVNLIGTFNVLRLSAERIAKTEPINGERGVIVNTASVAAFEGQIGQAAYSASKGGVVGMTLPIARDLARELIRVVTIAPGLFRTPLLGSLPQEAQDSLGKQVPHPARLGDPDEYGALAVHIVENPMLNGEVIRLDGAIRMAPR, translated from the coding sequence GTGGAGATCAAAGACGCCGTAGCTGTCGTCACCGGCGGCGCCTCCGGGCTCGGCCTGGCGACCACCAAGCGCCTGCTGGACCGGGGTGCCTCCGTCGTCGTCATCGACCTCAAGGGCGAGGACGTGGTCAAGGAGCTGGGGCCGCGGGCGAAGTTCGTCGAGGCCAACGTGGTGGACCCGGACGCCGTCACCAAGGCGCTCGACGCCGCCGAGGAGATGGGCCCGCTGCGCATCAACGTCAACTGCGCGGGCATCGGCAACGCGATCAAGACGCTGAGCAAGAACGGCCCGTTCCCGCTCGATGAGTTCCGCAAGGTCATCGAGGTCAACCTGATCGGCACCTTCAACGTGCTGCGGCTGAGCGCCGAGCGCATCGCCAAGACCGAGCCGATCAACGGCGAGCGCGGCGTCATCGTCAACACCGCTTCGGTCGCAGCCTTCGAGGGCCAGATCGGGCAGGCCGCCTACTCGGCGTCCAAGGGCGGCGTGGTCGGCATGACGCTGCCGATCGCCCGTGACCTGGCCCGCGAGCTGATCCGCGTGGTCACCATCGCCCCGGGTCTGTTCAGGACCCCGCTGCTGGGCTCGCTGCCGCAGGAGGCGCAGGACTCGCTGGGCAAGCAGGTGCCGCACCCGGCCCGGCTGGGTGATCCCGACGAGTACGGTGCGCTGGCCGTGCACATCGTCGAGAACCCGATGCTCAACGGTGAGGTGATCCGCCTCGACGGCGCGATCCGCATGGCCCCGCGGTAA
- a CDS encoding CaiB/BaiF CoA transferase family protein has product MAGPLQGLRVLEFASIGPGPHAAMILADLGADVVRVERPGKPGGIPTTKREATLRNRRSVAANLKTPEGLELVKKLVAKADVLIEGLRPGVMERLGLGPDDCFKLNERLIYGRMTGWGQTGPRAHQAGHDINYISLNGVLHSIGRKGERPVPPLNLAGDFGGGSMFLLVGILAALYERQTSGKGQVIDAAMVDGSSVLIQMIWSFLQDGLWTDERGVNLLDGGAPYYDTYTCADGRYIAVGCIEPQFYAEFLKGLGLENADLPDQNDRSRWPELRAKFAEVIASKDRDHWAKVFEGTDACVTPVLSFSEVETEPHITERNTFYRDGEHLQPMPAPRFSRSVPGMPKPPGEPGADTEAVLKDWA; this is encoded by the coding sequence ATGGCCGGACCATTGCAGGGCCTGCGGGTGCTCGAGTTCGCCAGCATCGGACCCGGGCCGCACGCGGCGATGATCCTCGCCGATCTCGGCGCCGACGTGGTGCGCGTCGAGCGTCCCGGAAAACCCGGCGGAATCCCCACCACCAAACGCGAGGCCACGCTGCGCAACCGCCGGTCGGTGGCCGCCAACCTCAAGACCCCCGAAGGGCTCGAGCTGGTGAAGAAGCTCGTCGCCAAGGCCGACGTGCTCATCGAGGGGCTGCGGCCCGGGGTGATGGAACGGCTGGGTCTGGGCCCCGACGACTGCTTCAAGCTCAACGAACGGCTGATCTACGGCCGCATGACCGGATGGGGGCAGACCGGCCCCCGTGCCCATCAGGCCGGCCACGACATCAACTACATCTCGCTCAACGGCGTGCTGCACTCGATCGGGCGCAAGGGTGAGCGGCCGGTACCGCCGCTGAACCTGGCCGGCGACTTCGGCGGCGGTTCGATGTTCCTGCTGGTCGGCATTCTGGCCGCGCTGTACGAGCGGCAGACCTCGGGCAAGGGGCAGGTCATCGACGCGGCGATGGTCGACGGCTCCAGCGTGCTGATCCAGATGATCTGGAGCTTCCTGCAGGACGGGCTGTGGACCGACGAACGCGGCGTCAACCTGCTCGACGGCGGCGCGCCCTACTACGACACCTACACCTGCGCCGACGGCCGCTACATCGCGGTCGGCTGCATCGAACCGCAGTTCTACGCCGAGTTCCTCAAGGGTCTCGGCCTGGAGAACGCCGACCTGCCCGACCAGAACGACCGCAGCCGGTGGCCGGAGCTGCGGGCCAAGTTCGCCGAGGTGATCGCGAGCAAGGACCGCGACCACTGGGCCAAGGTGTTCGAGGGCACCGACGCGTGCGTCACCCCGGTGCTCTCGTTCTCCGAGGTCGAGACCGAACCGCACATCACCGAACGCAACACCTTCTATCGCGACGGCGAGCACCTGCAGCCGATGCCGGCGCCGCGATTCTCCCGCAGCGTTCCGGGAATGCCGAAGCCCCCGGGTGAACCCGGCGCGGACACCGAAGCCGTCCTCAAAGACTGGGCCTAG
- a CDS encoding enoyl-CoA hydratase produces MTYPAIDDLKIDLTDGVLSVTLNRPDSLNSLNHPMLSGIAEALRIAASDTQVKVVRLGGEGRGFCSGAGISGDDQAQKAIDGPASVLDAANDAVRAIVNVPKPVVAVVHGPAAGVGVSLALASDVVLASENAYFMLAFTKIGLMPDGGASALVAAAVGRIRAARMALLAEKISAHEAYEWGLASAVYPADRFDAEVDKVIAALANGPAVALRKTKQAINAATLTEFEPALAREREGQLSLLTSPDFIEGITAFQQRRAPKFTDS; encoded by the coding sequence ATGACCTATCCCGCGATCGACGACCTGAAGATCGATCTCACCGACGGCGTCCTGTCGGTCACGCTCAACCGGCCCGACAGCCTCAACTCGTTGAATCATCCGATGCTGTCCGGCATCGCCGAGGCGCTGCGGATCGCGGCCTCGGACACGCAGGTCAAGGTGGTGCGACTGGGCGGCGAAGGCCGCGGTTTCTGCTCGGGCGCCGGAATCTCGGGCGACGATCAGGCCCAGAAGGCCATCGACGGTCCGGCCTCGGTGCTCGACGCCGCGAACGACGCGGTGCGCGCGATCGTCAACGTGCCGAAACCGGTGGTCGCGGTGGTGCACGGTCCCGCGGCCGGGGTCGGGGTGTCGCTGGCGCTGGCCAGCGATGTCGTGTTGGCTTCGGAGAACGCCTATTTCATGCTGGCGTTCACCAAGATCGGGCTGATGCCCGACGGTGGCGCATCGGCTTTGGTGGCCGCGGCGGTCGGCCGGATCCGGGCGGCCCGGATGGCGCTGTTGGCGGAGAAGATCTCGGCCCACGAGGCCTACGAGTGGGGGCTGGCGTCGGCGGTGTACCCGGCCGACAGGTTCGACGCCGAGGTGGACAAGGTCATCGCCGCGCTGGCGAACGGCCCGGCGGTGGCGCTGCGCAAGACCAAGCAGGCGATCAACGCGGCGACCCTGACCGAGTTCGAACCCGCGCTAGCGCGCGAACGCGAGGGGCAACTGTCGCTGTTGACCTCGCCGGACTTCATCGAGGGCATCACCGCGTTCCAGCAGCGCCGCGCCCCCAAGTTCACCGACAGCTAG
- the tet(V) gene encoding tetracycline efflux MFS transporter Tet(V) — translation MSTQTTSHRSADRGWRVLAPFGNRDYRLLIAAVTLSIFAEGMWAVVMALQVIELSNDPAALSLVATCLGVGLVAFILVGGIAADRFDQHRIIVTVETVNVTVVAVIAALGLTHTLRIWHLAIAAGALGIAAAFFFPAYSAILPRILPPEQLLAANGVEGVVRPMFQRAVGPAAAGMVVGATFPSIGATAVAALFAAGLVLLLAIRPDYRTETVESQQHQRRVLHDLRDGFVFMLRTPWLLWTLLFASVFVLVILGPIEVLLPFIANDRFEDGARMYGFILAFFGIGSAVGALAVSSWRMPRRYLTVMLLMWGAGSIPLVVFGFSHSFALMALATLAIGCTDGAAMVIWGTLLQRRVPTEMLGRVSSLDFFVSLAFMPVSFAIVGPLSKVVSLQAIFFVAGITPVVLAVIAILAARMHRDEIAHPLS, via the coding sequence GTGAGCACACAGACCACCTCCCACCGATCGGCCGACCGGGGCTGGCGTGTGCTCGCGCCGTTCGGTAATCGCGACTATCGGCTGCTCATCGCCGCGGTGACACTGTCCATCTTCGCCGAGGGCATGTGGGCCGTGGTGATGGCGCTGCAGGTGATCGAGCTGTCCAACGACCCGGCCGCCCTGTCGCTGGTGGCGACCTGCCTGGGTGTCGGCCTGGTGGCGTTCATTCTGGTCGGCGGGATCGCGGCGGACCGCTTCGACCAGCACCGCATCATCGTCACCGTCGAGACGGTCAACGTCACGGTGGTCGCCGTGATCGCTGCGCTGGGGTTGACGCACACCCTGCGGATCTGGCATCTGGCGATCGCTGCCGGGGCGCTGGGCATCGCCGCCGCGTTCTTCTTCCCCGCCTACAGCGCGATCCTGCCCCGCATCCTGCCGCCGGAACAGCTGTTGGCGGCCAACGGTGTCGAAGGCGTGGTGCGGCCGATGTTTCAGCGCGCCGTCGGCCCCGCCGCCGCGGGCATGGTGGTCGGCGCGACCTTCCCCAGCATCGGCGCGACGGCGGTCGCCGCGTTGTTCGCCGCCGGCCTGGTTCTACTGCTGGCGATCCGGCCCGACTATCGGACCGAAACCGTTGAGTCACAACAGCATCAGCGACGGGTACTGCACGACCTGCGGGACGGGTTCGTGTTCATGCTGCGCACTCCGTGGCTGCTGTGGACGCTGCTGTTCGCCAGCGTGTTCGTGCTCGTCATCCTGGGCCCGATCGAGGTGTTGCTGCCGTTCATCGCCAACGACCGCTTCGAGGACGGGGCCCGCATGTACGGGTTCATCCTGGCGTTCTTCGGGATCGGCAGCGCGGTGGGGGCACTGGCGGTGTCGTCGTGGCGGATGCCGCGGCGCTACCTCACTGTCATGCTGCTAATGTGGGGCGCCGGCTCGATTCCGTTGGTGGTGTTCGGGTTCAGCCACTCTTTCGCGCTGATGGCGCTCGCGACGCTGGCCATCGGGTGCACCGACGGTGCCGCCATGGTGATCTGGGGCACGTTGCTGCAACGGCGCGTGCCGACCGAGATGCTGGGCCGGGTGTCGAGCTTGGACTTCTTCGTGTCGCTGGCGTTCATGCCGGTGTCGTTCGCGATCGTCGGCCCACTGTCGAAAGTGGTGTCGCTGCAGGCGATCTTTTTCGTCGCCGGGATCACCCCGGTGGTGCTGGCGGTAATCGCGATCCTCGCCGCCCGCATGCACCGCGACGAGATCGCCCACCCGCTGAGCTAG
- a CDS encoding LppA family lipoprotein, giving the protein MDAKVMAGRVGRWGLVMSVLVLGGCVMFEDSRDSGRLTRDEAVRLIDSMRDKGSFEEMRERVNASARAIAEQIVAAIPGQTWEVDDDPEQLEFLRGGTSCEKLTGDIARRPSSDRILFGRNFTPEEYAIALDIVRNEAVKYGVTAESSLFDEGSRHDRALVGNGYEFELMQIERPILIITGDCFLMQRVLDLPPGQLPPDSPLNQLLPPTGR; this is encoded by the coding sequence ATGGACGCAAAGGTCATGGCGGGTCGTGTCGGCCGGTGGGGGTTGGTGATGTCGGTGCTGGTGTTGGGTGGTTGTGTCATGTTCGAGGATTCGCGGGATTCCGGCCGTCTGACCCGTGATGAGGCGGTCCGGTTGATCGACAGTATGCGGGACAAGGGTTCGTTCGAGGAGATGCGTGAGCGTGTGAACGCGTCCGCGCGAGCCATTGCCGAGCAGATCGTGGCCGCGATCCCCGGTCAGACATGGGAAGTTGACGATGATCCGGAGCAATTGGAGTTTTTGAGGGGGGGAACGTCGTGCGAGAAGCTCACGGGAGACATTGCGCGGCGGCCGAGTTCGGACCGGATTCTGTTCGGTCGGAACTTCACGCCGGAGGAGTATGCGATTGCGCTCGACATCGTGCGCAACGAGGCGGTCAAGTACGGGGTGACTGCCGAGTCGTCGCTGTTCGATGAGGGCTCCCGGCATGATCGGGCCCTGGTCGGTAACGGCTACGAGTTCGAGTTGATGCAGATCGAGCGCCCGATCCTCATAATCACCGGCGACTGCTTCCTGATGCAGCGGGTACTGGACCTGCCGCCGGGACAGCTTCCGCCCGACTCACCGTTGAATCAGCTGTTGCCCCCGACGGGTCGGTGA
- a CDS encoding alpha/beta hydrolase gives MSAVEAFHLVWVQARNTLGNGAPQRGEDFDRSGELTDLAQTVDTAAPRDQWAGGAAIAYARANSEQRQVLTRLAELDRKIAWHVNASADVVTAGRQNLDSVRDWVNAAVGSVPPGRLRETMLMQIANKGLAELSEIIEKTNGDANAIAESLRRLGPEFDEIRRSLRFGDVKESPEDTLPGEESEEGSEPEWDKTDLSSGDIEAIDEANRELLQRMKAEYQQLPDGKVKQDRLADIAAIEAALDEEGSHLLYLERPDDPSKMIPAATVIGDPFTADHVSVAVPGVGSATRHAIDNMTREARDLKREADNVARAVNMQTTTATIAWTGYDPPPELKDPSAWVDDRAQAGASDLTSFLRELDAASRNPNQTVALFGHSYGSLTSGIALREGASAYVDNAVMYGSPGFQVTKPADLGMTDNNFYVMTTPDDPIKSVSRLAPLHGWGADPNEVIREGGQSRYRFEHLETDGGLTPIPGYEEKMGASGHSEYPRDATRRMTGYNLAVILLNRPDLAVREFPE, from the coding sequence ATGAGTGCTGTGGAAGCTTTTCACCTGGTGTGGGTCCAGGCGCGGAACACCCTCGGTAACGGGGCGCCGCAGCGCGGTGAGGACTTCGACCGAAGTGGTGAACTGACCGACCTCGCTCAGACCGTCGACACGGCCGCGCCACGGGACCAGTGGGCGGGTGGGGCGGCCATCGCGTATGCCCGCGCCAATTCCGAACAGCGGCAGGTGCTGACCAGGCTCGCCGAGCTCGACCGGAAGATCGCCTGGCACGTCAACGCTTCCGCCGATGTGGTGACCGCCGGACGACAGAACCTGGATTCGGTCCGCGACTGGGTAAATGCCGCGGTCGGCAGCGTTCCGCCCGGACGGCTGCGCGAAACCATGCTGATGCAGATCGCGAACAAGGGGCTCGCCGAGCTCAGCGAGATCATCGAGAAGACCAATGGCGACGCCAACGCGATCGCCGAGAGTCTGCGCCGGCTCGGTCCGGAGTTCGACGAGATCCGCCGGAGCCTGCGGTTCGGCGACGTCAAGGAGTCGCCGGAGGACACCCTGCCGGGGGAGGAGTCCGAAGAGGGGAGCGAGCCCGAATGGGATAAGACCGACTTGTCCTCCGGCGACATCGAGGCCATCGACGAGGCGAACCGCGAGCTGCTGCAGCGAATGAAAGCCGAGTACCAGCAGTTGCCGGACGGTAAGGTCAAGCAGGATCGCCTCGCCGACATCGCAGCGATCGAAGCCGCCCTCGACGAGGAGGGCTCGCATCTGCTCTATCTGGAGAGGCCCGACGATCCGTCGAAGATGATCCCGGCGGCGACCGTCATCGGCGATCCGTTCACCGCCGACCATGTGTCGGTCGCGGTTCCCGGGGTGGGCAGCGCGACCCGCCACGCCATCGACAACATGACCCGCGAGGCAAGAGATCTCAAGCGCGAGGCCGACAATGTGGCCAGGGCGGTGAACATGCAAACCACCACGGCGACGATTGCCTGGACCGGATACGATCCTCCGCCGGAACTGAAAGACCCGTCGGCGTGGGTCGACGATCGCGCGCAGGCCGGAGCATCGGATCTGACGTCGTTCCTGCGCGAGCTCGATGCGGCATCGCGCAACCCGAATCAGACCGTCGCCCTGTTCGGGCACTCCTACGGTTCGCTCACCTCGGGAATCGCGCTGCGGGAGGGCGCCAGCGCGTACGTGGACAACGCGGTGATGTACGGTTCGCCCGGGTTCCAGGTCACCAAGCCCGCCGACCTCGGGATGACCGACAACAACTTCTACGTGATGACCACTCCCGACGATCCCATCAAATCGGTGAGCCGGTTGGCGCCGCTGCACGGTTGGGGGGCGGACCCCAATGAGGTGATCCGTGAAGGAGGCCAGTCCCGGTATCGCTTCGAGCATCTGGAGACCGATGGCGGGCTGACTCCGATTCCGGGTTACGAGGAGAAGATGGGAGCATCGGGGCACTCGGAGTACCCGCGCGACGCCACTAGGCGAATGACCGGCTACAACCTTGCGGTGATCCTGTTGAACCGCCCCGACTTGGCTGTAAGGGAGTTCCCGGAGTAA
- a CDS encoding CPBP family intramembrane glutamic endopeptidase, whose product MTQQPTAQRPSLLRELYTIATTVAGPYHEPPGVIRLRRIVVAVFLVVGAALLGYAMARPPGDDSFYWLTLALAAVWAAGAFLSGPLHLGHVCFRGRNQRPVITGTLVGLVLGGVFVLGGLIAREIPAARDYVTRVLEFADYGPLLLITFITVINGLAEELFFRGALYTALGRWHPLLISTVLYVGATALTTGNPMLGVAAMVLGTVCAFERRATGGVLAPMLTHFFWGLTMVLALPPIFGV is encoded by the coding sequence GTGACGCAACAGCCCACCGCACAGCGACCGAGTCTGCTCCGGGAGCTCTACACCATCGCCACCACCGTCGCCGGGCCGTATCACGAACCGCCCGGGGTGATCCGGCTCCGCCGGATCGTCGTCGCGGTCTTCCTGGTGGTCGGCGCGGCGCTGCTCGGCTATGCGATGGCCCGGCCGCCTGGTGATGACTCGTTCTACTGGTTGACGCTGGCGCTGGCCGCGGTGTGGGCGGCCGGCGCTTTCCTGTCCGGGCCGCTGCATCTGGGCCACGTGTGCTTCCGGGGCCGGAACCAGCGGCCGGTGATCACCGGCACCCTCGTCGGGCTGGTGCTCGGCGGGGTGTTCGTGCTCGGCGGCCTGATCGCCCGTGAGATTCCCGCGGCGCGCGACTACGTCACGCGGGTACTGGAATTCGCCGATTACGGGCCGCTGCTGTTGATCACGTTCATCACCGTGATCAACGGGCTCGCCGAGGAGTTGTTCTTCCGTGGTGCGCTGTACACCGCGCTGGGGCGCTGGCATCCGCTGCTGATCTCGACGGTGCTGTACGTCGGTGCGACCGCGCTGACCACCGGCAACCCGATGCTGGGCGTGGCCGCGATGGTGCTCGGCACGGTGTGCGCATTCGAACGTCGCGCGACCGGGGGAGTGCTGGCACCGATGCTGACCCATTTCTTCTGGGGTCTGACCATGGTGCTGGCGCTGCCCCCCATCTTCGGCGTGTGA